GCCTGCTTTAAAGTGTTTGCAGACGGTGTGCAAATCCGCCCTGACCAAACACCAATGGCCATTGCACTGCAAAACGGACTGCCGTTCAAAAATGTACAGGCGATCGTGGAAAGGCCCGATGGCACCAGGTTCCATGCTACAATAAATATCAATCCTCTGTTTGATGAAAATGGACAATTGATGGGAGCCGTGAATGTTTTCCAGGATACCTCCGACCTAAAGGAAGCTGAACAGAAACTACTCCATGCGAAAGTCTCCGAGCTCACGGAGATGGAGGAGATGTATCACAAGATGATCGGGGAAGTGGAGGATTATGCCATCATCCTGCTGGACGCCAATGGCATAATCCGTAACTGGAACAGGGGTGCGGAAAAGATCAAAGGGTATCGCGACCATGAAATCGTCGGAAAAAGCTTCCAGGAATTCTATCTCGAAGAAGACAGGAAAGCGGGATTGCCATTGAGCCTGCTCGAGAATGCCAGAAAAAGTGGAAAAGCAATTCATGAAGGATGGCGTAAAAGAAAGGACGGGAGCGCATTTTGGGGAAGCATCGTACTCACTGCATTGCATGATGAAGCGGGAAAGACAATCGGTTTTTCAAAAGTTACCCGCGATCTTACTGAACGAAAACTTACTGAAGACCGCGTGAAAGAATATCTTCAGCAACTGGAATTCCAGAACCGTGAGCTGGAACAATTCGTGTACGCTGCATCGCATGATATGCGGGAACCATTGCGGAAGATCCATTTGTACAATAGTTTCATTGCAGAAAATAATGGAAATACACTTGACGAACAATCAAGCATCTTCCTGAACCGTTCCATCAAGGCCACCAGCCGGATGAACAGGTTGATCGAGGATCTGCTGGCCTATTCACGCGCAACATCCAAAACCAACCAGGAATCCGTTGCCGACCTGCAGCGGATCATCGATGAGATCGAAACAGGTTACAAGGAAGATCCAATGATGGCCGGTCTCGTGATCCGCAGGAACGATCTTCCGAAAATTACAGGTGTTCCCTTTCAATTAAAACAACTTTTTTTCAACCTGATCGATAATGCCATCAAGTACAAACATCCTGACAGGAAAGTGGAGATCGATATAACCTTCCGGGTAGTGAAAGGAACAGCCCTGCTTCAATTGCCTGATGCTTCCAAAGATTATCTAGAACTAACGGTGAAGGACAATGGACTTGGTTTCGATCCGGAATACTCGCAGAAGATCTTCGAGATCTTCCAGCGATTGATACCTGCTGCTTCCGTAAGAGGATCAGGCATGGGGCTGGCCATTTGTAAAAGGATCATGCAGAACCATAACGGGATCATTGAAGCCGATGGTGTACCCGGAGAAGGCGCCAGTTTCAGATTGTATTTTCCTCAGGCGGATCAGGCCCTGCAAAACCGCAATAGCTTCCTCGCCAGATCGTAACATTCCTGGAGGTGGAAGGGTTTGATCAGGTAATCGGTAGCGCCGTTATTCAAACATTCTTCGATATGCAAAGGAGCATTGGAAGTGCTCAGGATTATTTTGGGTGTGCTGGAGTAGCGTGCATCTTCATTCAGTGAAAGCAGTAACTGCGCGCCATTCTTCTGAGGCATATTGTAATCGAATACGATCAGTGAAGGCGTTGGTATAGAATCGTCCCCCATCAAATATTGTAAAGCGGAAATCCCATTGCTGAAAAGATGTAGTTGCACCCCTGGTTCGATGGATTGAATAGCCATCTGCAGAAGCTCCAGGTCTTCAGCGTCATCATCTGCCATAACAATATGTATCGGGCTGTCTGTCTTCGTCATACTAAACAAAATTGGGAAAGCGGGCAAAACAAATTTAAGGAATTTGAAGTCCCTGCCCGTATTTTGATTTTGTGTAGCATTTATCCCGGGAGCTGCATTGAACCAGTTATTGAAATTCAATAAGACCAGTCGCAAATGTCAGCTGCCTGTGATTGCAGGGCTTTGGCGTGGGCAAGCGGCCTCTGGTAATATTTTTTCCATCATCACCACAATGCTTGTTAACTTCAGGAAGCATTTTTCATCAATACGGAATAATATGCAAACAATGTCGCAACTGCAGAAAGGGGAAGCGCTGAAAAAACTGCATCAGCGTTCAGGCATATTCGTTATCCCTAATGCCTGGGATGCAGGTTCGGCCAGAGTGCTGACAGGACTTGGGTTTGAAGCTATCGCCACTACCAGTGCCGGACTGGCGTTTGCCAGGGGAAAGCCGGATGGGGAAGGGGCGCTCACTAAAGGTGAAACCTTTGAAAATGTGGCGGAGATCATTGCAGCCACCTATCTTCCTGTGTCTGCAGACCTGGAAAATGGTTATGGTGATGAACCGGAGGATTGTGCCAAAACCATTCTGGAAGGAGCGGTGCTGGGACTTGCCGGTGGTTCCATCGAAGATGCCACGGGCAGGCCGGGTGATCCGATCTATCCTTTTGAGCTGGCTGTGGAGCGGGTACGCGCTGCCGTGAATGCAGCCCGCAATCTGCCTTTTGAATTCACGCTGACTGCAAGGGCCGAAAATCTGATCTATGGCAGGCCTGATCTGAAAGATACCGTCAACCGGCTTGTAGCCTATGCTGAAGCAGGGGCAGACGTCCTTTTTGCTCCTGGACTTTCCACCCGCGAAGAAATTGAAACCGTAGTGAAAGCTGTAGCTCCCAAACCTGTGAATATTGTGATAGGACTGGGCATCACACGCTTCACACTGGAAGAGCTCGCATCCTTCGGCGTAAAAAGAGTAAGCCTCGGTTCATCGCTTGTAAGGGCCGCCTATAGCGGTTTCTACAAAGCCGCAGAGGAAATCAAACAAAACGGAACATTCTCTTACAATACCGGAACCCTCAGTTACGGAGATATCAATGAAATGCTCAGGTAAGTAGTTATTGTTTTTTCAGCAGAACTGTTTTGGATTGCACAACCAGGGTATCGCCATTCCTTAATCGTGCAAGGCATCCAGGATTGAACATATTCCATACGTCTCCATTGGCACTTGAGCAGGCTGAGTAGGGGTGATTATCGTTGGAGAATGCATAACTCAGAAAAGGGGCAGTCAGTGTTCCGGCTTTAACATTCAGCACATAATCGAAAGAAGGTGTATAAAACGTGCTGTAACCGCCCGCATCGGGTATGGATACTATATTCAATTTGTTGACGGGATACTGCAGGATACTATCTCCCATTTGCATACACCGGAAGTTGGGGTTGGGCATCTGCCACAGCGTTTTACCAACCCAATTCAACAGGTACCGGCCATTGCCGGTCTGCCTATAACTCATTTCCATGGTCATTGGCTGACCGGGATATTTCACGGTGGCTTTTCCCGGCTCCAGTGAAATGGTCACTAGTCCGGTTTCCGGCTCTTCCGTTTGTGCCGATTTGAAAAAACGCTGCAGATCTCTGCTGGCAATATACCTGTTGATCAGCGACTGATCTGTTACTTCACCATTACCTGTATACATTTTGACGCCTGCTATCAGAATTTTGGATGATACGTAGTTGCCGGATGGCATTTGGTCATCGCCGCTTTTGCTGCAGGCGCTAAGGAGTGTAAGGGTGGCTGCCATTGCAGCGAAGCAAATTTGTTTCATAGTAGAATAATGAATGCCAAACTAAGAATGTTTTGGCTGAGAAGCAAACGTATTACAGCCATCTTCTCACCCGGCGGCAATAATTAATATACTGTTCACCGAAGTCCTTTCTCAGCCTGGGCTCTTCATAGAAAATGATGAAGAGATTGAATGCGATGAAAATAGAAACAGTATAAATGAATAATGCAGTGACGGGAACCAGTAAACACTCTCCGGTAAGTATGCTCATAACGCCGATATACATGGGATTTCTTGAATACCTGTAAAGTCCTGCAATTACAAGTTCTTTTGTAGGATCAGCAGGAGAGAGCGTGCCGCGGCCGTCTGTGGCAAAACGGATGATGCATAGTAAAGTTATGATGACGCCTGCCAGCAGTAGCAACAGACCTGCATACCGGACAATGGAAAAATCAGAAAAAGTAGAATGGTTGATGGATTCCCTGACCAATAGCCAGGGAATCAAACCCGCCACCATCCCAGGTTGCAGGATAGTGAAGAATAAGTTTCGCCAGAATAGGGATACATTTCCTGCCATACTTAAATATAATAAGAATTTTCCGCTGATGCCAGCCGGGACTATTTGCGTTTGTAGCCGGAAATATAGCTGGAAGGGGTCATTCCTGTTACTTTCTTGAAAACCCTGTTGAATGTGATGGTATTGTTGAAGCCGATGGAATAGGCGATAGAAGAGATGGAATCGAAATCCCCGTTGATGATCCTCTTGCAGGCTTCATTGATGCGGATCTCATTCAGAAAGCTCATATAGGTTTTCCGTGTATGTTTCTTGAAGTACTTGCAGAAAGCATGTGGAGTGATATGCGCCACTTCGGAAACTTTCTTCAGGGAAATATTTTCCGCGTAGTGCTCAACGGTATACTGATAGATATCGTTCATGCGCAAGCCTTCGCTGTCTGTGAATGAATACTTGGAGAATCCATTCGACAGGGATTTCCAGTCTTTCACTTCATTGGCGAAGAATTGCAATAGCCGGAAGAATTCGAACAGTCTTTCTGCCCTGTCTGTGGTGTTGATCCTTTTGATCATGAGCGAGGCCATACCGCAATATTGTTCCGGTAACTGATAGCCATTGCCGGCATTGAGCAGGAATTTCCGGATACCATCCAGTTCCTGCAGATTCAGGATGCCTTTGAGAAGCGAGTCCTGGTCGAAGTAAACATGGATGGCATGGATATTATTTTCCTGCTGGTTTTCGAAATAATGTGCGTCGGCTTTGAAGATATGCGGTTGATTGGCGCCCAGCAGGTAAACCTCACCGGGTTTGAAAGGTTGTGTGTAATTTCCGGCAATGAAAGTGCCTTCGCCCTTGATGATCAACGTGATCTGGGCTTCGGCGTGGCGGTGATAATAATTGTAAAAGTAGGGAAGTATGTCTTCCTGTACCGCCAGAGAGCCTTTTTGGACAATCGGAACCGTAAATTGGAGGACTTTCATTAAACCAATATTACCAATTTTTACAGAAATTAGCCAAATGAAGGATAATTTCTGTTTATAATTCGCTAATCAGGGTAAGCTTCAGCCGTAAACTAGAGGGAATGGGCCGGGAAAACGGGATAATAATTGATGGTTACAATTGTTTTGCTGTAAAATCGTTTTTGGATAGCCTGATTTTATCCGGATTATCGTCTTACCAACAGTTATCAGACCATTCATGAATTCAGATCTCCTTGTAATACCCCTCTTCCTGTTTCAGCTACTCATCACCGTTGTGATAGAATCCCTGGTGCTTTATAAATTCGGGTATCACTCCATGCTGGCCTCTCTTGTATTTGCTTCGCTGGCCAATACCATATCTGTTGTTACTGGTGGATTGTTGCTGATGCAGACCGCTGAACCCCTGCTGGCGTCTCCTTCCTTTCCCTGGAACCTGGTGCTGATCTTTTGCATGCAGGCGATGCTGGTGGAGTTCATTGTATTGAAGCTTTGCCGGAAAGATTTCCCCGCATCCCGCCTGGTGCTTCCTGTATTGCTGATGAATCTGCTTTCTACTATTCCACTTTATTTTTTGCTTTCGTAATCGCAGTAGTATTTTTATTGTAGAGAACGATAATATTGTAGTTTTGCGACATTACTTTTCAAACCTTATCCTTCCGTTACACAGGTGATACCGGCAACGCTCTCTCTCGAAACCATTGCATTAAACCCGCCCGTTCAAACCGGGCCTGAACCTTATGAAAGTAGTTGTACTGTATTCTATCCTTTTATTATTTCCAATTAGTCTTCTTGCACATGATTCCCTGCAGTACACTGTCCGGCAGTATACTGATGAGAATGGTCTGCCGCAAAACAGCGTAAAGGCCATGGGCTTCGACAGAAGCGGTTTTCTCTGGATGAACACGGAGAATGGCGTTGTACGATTTGACGGACAATTTTTCCGCTCCTTCAATAAGAATCAACTTCCGCTGAGGAGCAGCCGGATGTCATGGCTGCTTCCTGATCTCCAGACCGGCGCACTGATCAGTGTTACTGAAAGGAACCAGTTGATCTGTATGCAGGACGGCCAGGCAACTTTACTGACGGATCACTATTTACTTTCTGAAATTCCTCTTGGACCTGATATACATGACGACAATTACAAATTATATAGTGCGCTGGGTCTTCCCAATGTGTTCTCCAGCCTGATCAGAATTGAAAAGTACAAGATAAGCACGGCGGTGGACAGGTATTATTTACTTACCAGCGATTCCATCATTGCCCGGGACAAGGGAAAGATGGAATTCTCTTTACAATATAAGGCTGGAAATTACTGGGAATTCTTCCTGGTGGGAAACAGGTTGTATCAGATTCAGGGTGTACAGATCAAATTGATAGAAGCCGGTCAGGTCATTGCAACGGGACAATTGCAGGGAGATATTCGTCAGCATCCCGGTTTCCTTAACGGCAAGGTGCAGCCGAAAATTTACTGGAGCACCAGTGCTGGACAGGTATTTGTAGTAATGGATAAATCGCTTTACATGGTGAAGCCCGGAGCAAAAAACGGCCTCACTACGGAGCTGCTGATGCGTGATTTCGATTATGAAGCAAACAGGATCACAGTTGTTTGTTATGACACCCTTTACAAGCGCATCTTCATGGGGAGCCAGACGCGCGGTCTGTTCGTTTTCACAAGGAAACCTTTTTTCACCATGCGCTCAGGCCAGTCCGATGCAGATGAAGTGTACTACGCACAGGCCCTTGTGGGGGAGAACAGGATCCTAACGCCCCAGGGATATTTGTTCAACCTGCAGGATATACATGAGGTATTGCCGGAATTCAACAAAAGGATGCGGGAAGACAGATCCAGTATGGTGCTGGACCATAATAAGAATATATGGGTGAAGCACCGGACGATGCTGTACTGTTTTGATCCCACAGGCAGGAAACTGTTGAGGGAATTCAGTTATCCTTATAATATCACCATGCTGTATGAAGACCAGGACAGCAACCTGATCGTTGGCATCAAAAGGCGGGCGGCCTGGCGTTTCAGCCTGAATGATCCTCTTGCAAAACCTGAGGTGGTATATCCTTCAATAAAGGACCTCTGTTATATCCAGGAAGAAGGGAAACTCAGGATGTGGATGGGCTGCGGAAATGGTTTGTACAGTATAGATAAATCAACCGGAAAGATCGATTCCATCAAAGAGTTATCGGGAAAGTATATACGAAGTTTGTATGTGCGCCAGGAAGGCGAGATCTGGATCAGCACCCATGAAGATGGATTTTACCTTTACGATGGAAAAAAGCTGATTGCCATGCCCATGGACAAAGGCGGATACCTGGCTTCAGCGCATTGTGTGATTGAAGATGACAATGGCTTTTTCTGGATCACTACCAATAAGGGATTGTTCCAGACTGCAAGGCAGGACCTGCTGGATTATGCGGCAGGAAAACAGCACAGTCCATTTTATCTGTATTACGACAAATACACTGGTTTCAATACGAATGAATTCAACGGCGGCTGCCAGCCTTGTGGCCTGAAGCTCAAAGGTGGTTATTTCTCCCTGCCTTCGCTCAATGGCCTGGTGGTGGGAAATCCATCGAAGCTGGTGCCGGAAGTGCCTTCGCTCAATCTCTTCATAGACAGGATCGAGATCGATGGTCAATCCATTCCGCTGGCCGATACCATCTCGCTGGACAATCATTTCGATTTTTTCCGGCTCTTCATTACCACTCCTTATTTTGGTAATTCTTACAACAGGCATCTTGATTTTTCGCTGGTGAAGGATGGAAATGCCGGCACCTGGTTGCCGTTGGATGGCGATGGAAGTATCAAGCTGTCTTCCCTGGCTTCGGGTTCCTATGAGATCAGGATCCGGAAGGCGAATGGATTTGGCGCCGATAACCACCTGGTGAAAAGCGTGTTGCTGGTGGTTCCGCTGGCGTTCTATGAAACTGTCTGGTTCCGTTTGCTGATGGCATTGCTGGTGATCATCGGATTCTTTTTGTACATGCGCATAAAGCTGCGGTATATCCGCAGGAAGAATGCGCAACTGGAGGAGAAGATCGATGAACGCACACAGGCTTTGCAGGCAACGCTGAAAGAACTGCAGCAATCGGAAGAAAGCATGCGCAGGCAAACGCGGATGCAGGAACGGATGATCGCTGCCATCACTCATGATATCAAAACACCGCTCAAATATCTTACCGGAGCAGCCAGGAGATTGTTCGAAAGCACAGAAGGGGAGAAGACCACCGATGATAAGAAACGAAGCGCCCACCTGATCTACGAATCCGGTTACAGGATGTATCACCTTACAGATAATCTGCTTCAATACATCAAGCTGAACTCTTCACAGGGCAGTATTGTAATGGACAAGCTCTGTTTGAATGTGCTGGTGGAAAACAAGCTGCAGATCTTCAATGAGATCGCTGCGGAGCAATCCACCAGGATCGAGAACAATATTCCCAGGGATACTTATGTGCTGAGCAATCATCACCTGCTGGGGATCATGGTACATAACCTGATCGACAATGCAGTGAAGGCCACTTTCGATGGCGTGGTGAAGATATCGGCAACCACAGATGATGATACTGTTTGCATTCGTGTGGAGGACAGCGGTTTTGGCATGAGCAAGCAAACGCAGCAATGGTGTAATGACGAAATGGGCACTGCCGGATCGGGCAATGGCATTAGCAGCAAATCGGGATTGGGGCTGATCATTGTCAAGGACCTGGTGGCTCAGATGAAGGGACGTGTGCGGGTGAGTGATGGGAAAGAAGGGGGAACGGTGGTGGAGCTGATCTTTACAAAATAAAAGCAGCGGATCAGGATGCCTGTCCGCCGTACAATCTTACTTTTTCTGCCAGGTCTATCACATTGGCAACATCCAGTTTATCGAAGATCCTCGCTTTGTAAGTACTCACAGTAGATATCTGCAGGCTGAGCATGCTGCCGATATCAGCTACGCTTGAGCCTTTGATGAGTAATTGCATCACTTCCATTTCACGGTTGGAAAGGGATTGCAGTGGGTTCTTTGCGATGTCTGATTTTGTATTGAGGCCGTTGAGCAGGTGTTGCCTTACGGTGGAGCTGATGTATTTCTCATTGTTGAGAATGGTGCGGATAGCGGTTTTGAGGTCTTCTTCAGGTGAATGTTTCACCAGGTATCCGTCTACTCCTGCCTGCAGGTATCGAAGTGCGAAGAGTTGTTCATCATAACCGGAGAAGATCAGGATCCGGATCTGGGGTTGGTGAAGCCGCACTACATCAATCATCTGGAGGTTGTTTCCACCGGGGATATTGATGTCGAGGATAAGCAGGTCAAACCTTTGCTGGTTTAATAATTTAAGGACCTGACTGAAGTTCTCTGCTTCGGATACGTGAACACCAGGCATAAGGTCTTTTATGATCAGGGTAGTTCCATAGCGTACGATCGCGTGATCATCCGCAATCAAGATGTTCGGCATAGTGTGTGTTTCAATGGTTTTCAGAACAGAGCGTTGCCAAACCAGGTTACCCGTTATAACCAAGTTGCTAAAAAACGGTGCCAAGATACAATATTATTTCTACACGTATTCCTTCAACAATATCGAAGTTTTACTACAACAATATTGAACTGCTACTACATCTCTTTACGAAATGTTAAAATATATTTGTGTTGTCGATCGGATATACCGGTTCTCAACACACGAAGATCAGTCATAGTTACAGCAGAGGATTGATCATTGGTTACTTACTCTGATAGCAGCTCCACTTTTTTCAACGGCAATCCTGCCGGATTTTTCATTATTTCATTTTCTCTATACCAATCGCCAATCCTTTGTAAAGCCTGCTGCGCATATATTGCGACAGTATCGTTTTTCCAATATCATTTCGAAAAAATGTGCTTGCCTGGTGCATTTCCATGCAACCGGTTTTTATTCGCAGGTCAGAAGCACTGTATAACTAATGACTGATGGTTCCGGTTCCCCGGAGCCATTTTCATATAGAATAACTACTATTTCATATAGAGCTAATACTGTGAAATAGAATTAATACTACAATATCTTCGTAAATCTCTTACCTGATTCTTCTTTGTCATTAAGTAATTTTGCAGCCGTCAGGATCGGAATTCACCATCAATGTGAACATAACGATCGGATCTAAAAAAAAATAAATGAGAAGAAGAATTTTACCCCTCGCGGCCTTCGCGATGCTGTTCGCTTCTGTTGCATCAGGCCAGGAAATCTCCAGGAAGAAAGGAAAGCTTATCGGCTTCAGTGTAAACGCCACCGACTTCAAAACTCCCAACGACATCAAAGCCACTTCTTTCAAAGACACCTGGAAAAAAGGTGACTGGCATAATTTCAAGAATCATGATTTCGGATTCTCGCTCATGTACTGGCAGGGAATCACCAACAAGATCGATTTCTCAGGCCGCTACAATGGAGTGTTCACCAACTATTCCAAAAACGGCTCTTCCAATGAGTACTCGAACGAATTCGAAGGATCACTGCATGCACGCCTGTTGAATGACAACTACACCGTAAACCCTTTTCTCACTGCAGGTGTTGGAGTAGGTAATTACGGCAGCAGATGGTCTCCCTATGCTCCGCTCGGTATCGGCGCACAGGTGAATATCGCTGGTCTTACCTATATCTTTGTACAGGCCAACTATCGCCTGGCGTTCAACCAGAAAAAACATGACGATAACCTGTTCTGGTCTATCGGCTTCACAGAAAATATCTCCAAACCTAAAAAGTCCGAGCCTGTAAAAACAGTGCCCATCCCTGTTATCGAAGCTCCAAAAGACACTGATGGCGATGGCGTGGTAGACAGTCTGGACGCATGCCCTGATATCAAAGGCCTGGCCCAGTTCCAGGGTTGCCCTGATACTGACGGCGACGGTGTACCCGATAAAGATGATAAGTGCCCCGATGTAAAAGGACTGGTGCGCTACAACGGCTGCCCCATCCCTGATACAGATGGTGATGGTGTGAACGATGAGGAAGACAAATGTCCCAATGTACCCGGAGTTGCCCGTTACAATGGTTGTCCTGTTCCCGATACCGATAAAGACGGTGTGAATGATGAAGAAGATAAATGTCCCAACCTGCCCGGCCCCAAAGAGAACAATGGTTGCCCTGTAGTGAAAGAGGAAGTAGTGAAGAAAGTGAATGTAGCAGCAGGAAAGATCTTCTTCACCACCGGTACTGCCAAACTGATGGCCAAATCAAATGCCTCCCTGGATCTGGTAGCTGCTGAAATGAAGAAAGATGCCGACCTCAAACTGAGCATCGAAGGTCATACGGACAATACCGGTACTGATAAAGTAAACCAGCCGCTGAGCGAAAAACGCGCACAGGCAGTTCTGGCTTACCTGAAATCAAAAGGTGTTGATGAAAGCAGGATGAATGCAGCAGGTTTCGGTTCTGCCAACCCCATCGCTGACAACAAAACTGCCAAAGGCAGAACACTCAACAGACGTGTAGAGCTCAAACTGAGCTATTAAGATAGTTCTTGGATCATGGTTCAAAATCGGATGCTGTTCAACAGGTACAAAGAATAAGCATCCAGGGTTTCTTGTAAAGGTTCCATTCTTATCCTGGCCCCGTTTTCACGGGGCTCAGGAAAGAGTGGTTTTTTTGTTTATTGACATTCCTCAAATTGCCTTTTTCGGTTATCCGGCCTGTTCATGCGGAAAATGACCCCGTTGATGGAATGTATAGAGGCATTCGTGTACTATCTCCCAAAATAAAACAGAATCAATGTTACTTTGATATAAACCGTGCCGGTATGGCATTTGGTTTTTCTCATGTACAGTTTGAAACTGGTTTTCTGCGAGAAGTCTATCTGGTTTCGAATCGCAGGAAATTGGTGTGACAACCCCGTTTAAGTCACTAAGGAAATGTATCTACATTTCCTTTTTTCTTACCCTTACAGCTTTCTTCACTTTCACTGCTGCCGGAATTCTTTCTCCATTTTTTGTCAGTTTTTCTACCAGTTCCAGCAGGAACTTCAACAGTTCCGATTGTTCCTTCAATGATATTACTATTAGCTTCATGTTAGCAGCAAGCGATGGATCGATCCGGGCGGGAAGAAGCTTCCCGGTTTTGACGGAACTTTGCTTTTCAGCGATGGGCACATAATCGTATTTGATCTTTTTGAAATAACGGAGAATGATATCCGTGGAATTCCTTTTCGGTTCTGCTTTACCGGCAATCCAGTTGTACACTTTTGAAAAACTGATCTTCTGGGAGGTAGCGAAACTGCGCACATCTGTTTGTTGCTGGTTCATCGCTTTCACCAGCTCTTTTACGATCTGGGGGATCTTTCTGGGAGGATTGGCCGGCAGCCTGATAGGACGGTGCTTTTTGACTGACATGAACAAATTGTTTTTTTGTTTGAAAATGGAATAACAGAACTGCGGAATGCAGGCATTGAAGCGCTTGCAAAGCAGATCATGGCATTGCCATTTCATCTCAGAAAAAAAGTTGAAAGTAAAAAGCGGGAGATCGCTTTTTGATGGATCCTGGTTGGTTTGATGCCGAAGATAATGAATTTAGCTTTCGTTCCTTTCCGATTTTTTAGTAATTTTTTAGCCGCTACAGTTAAGGATCTTGCCAATTGGCCGGACAAGTATGGCAAAATGATTGACAATTGGTATGTCTTGCAACAATACATTCACACAAATGTCCCTGTTATGAAAAAGTCCCGCAGATCGTTTTTGAGAAATACTGCGCTCGCCGGCGCCGGAGTGCTGGCGGCCCAATCCGGAATCAGCGCCTTTCATTATCGCCGTATCCCGGGAGCCAATGACCGCGTACGCGTGGGTGTGGTGGGTTATTCAGACCGCCATCGTCAATCCCATATGCCCTGTTTCATGAACCATTACAAGGAATTGAATTTCGAAATAGTGGCTGTATCCGATATATGGAATAAAAGACGTGAGGAAGGCGCATCGGCCTGGAAGGAAAAAATGATGCGCGATGTGATCGCCTGCCGCAACAATGAAGAAATGTATGGAAAGAAAATAGTGGACGCAGTGTTCATCAGTACGGCCGATTTCCAGCATGCGCTGCATACCATCGAAGCAGTGAAGGCAGGTTGCGATGCATACGTGGAAAAACCTTTTGCCGAAACGATGGAAGACAATCGCGCTGCGCTCAAAGCCGTGAAGGAAACGGGAAAGATCGTGCAGATCGGATCACAACGCAGAAGCGGCACCAATTATCATGCAGCCAATGAATTCATCCGCAGCGGAAAGTTTGGTCCGCTCACCATGGTAGAACTCACCTGGAATGTGAACCAGCCCGGACGCTGGAGAAGACCTGCATTGCTTGACCAGATCAAGGAATCGGATACAGACTGGAAACGTTACCTGCTCAACAGGCCCTATGAACCTTTCGATCCGCGTTTATACCTGGAGTATCGCTTGTTCTGGCCCTATTCATCCGGACTGCCAGGGCAGTGGATGAGCCACCAGATAGATACCGTGCACTGGTTCACCAACCTCCCGCATCCGCGAAGCGTGGTAGCCAATGGTGGCATCTACATGTGGAAGGATGGCAGGAAGAACTGGGACACGCTGATGGCAGCCTTCGATTATGGACCGCTGGACGATCTGAGCAAAGGTTTCCAGGTTACCTTCGGTTCGCGTATGCATAACGGTGATGAGAAACCCGCAGAGATCTATTATTCCAACGGAGGCGAACTCAACCTCAATACCAATAAAGTATCTCCCGCCGGCGGCCTTACCGCCAATCATGCGAAGGCAATGAAGATGGAAGCCAACCTGCTGCCTGAACAAAGTCTCGGCGCTTCTGTTGCCGTGTCTGCTTCAGCCAATACCGGTGGCGATATACTAACGAGTAACCATGTACGCAACTGGATGGAATGCGTG
This portion of the Pseudobacter ginsenosidimutans genome encodes:
- a CDS encoding Gfo/Idh/MocA family protein, which gives rise to MKKSRRSFLRNTALAGAGVLAAQSGISAFHYRRIPGANDRVRVGVVGYSDRHRQSHMPCFMNHYKELNFEIVAVSDIWNKRREEGASAWKEKMMRDVIACRNNEEMYGKKIVDAVFISTADFQHALHTIEAVKAGCDAYVEKPFAETMEDNRAALKAVKETGKIVQIGSQRRSGTNYHAANEFIRSGKFGPLTMVELTWNVNQPGRWRRPALLDQIKESDTDWKRYLLNRPYEPFDPRLYLEYRLFWPYSSGLPGQWMSHQIDTVHWFTNLPHPRSVVANGGIYMWKDGRKNWDTLMAAFDYGPLDDLSKGFQVTFGSRMHNGDEKPAEIYYSNGGELNLNTNKVSPAGGLTANHAKAMKMEANLLPEQSLGASVAVSASANTGGDILTSNHVRNWMECVRSRKQPNAPVEAGYSHSIATIMTTAAARTGEKATFDTKTQEVMAGGKIFKY